The Bernardetia litoralis DSM 6794 genome includes a window with the following:
- a CDS encoding ISAs1 family transposase: MTGSFVPTQKQANQYVRAHWGIEGTLHWHLDVSFGEDKSKTKKRNAPENLNIIRKTALQALKQTEGKQSIKNKRKMAG, from the coding sequence ATGACAGGTAGTTTTGTTCCTACACAAAAACAAGCAAATCAGTATGTAAGAGCGCATTGGGGAATTGAAGGAACACTACATTGGCATTTAGATGTCAGTTTTGGAGAAGATAAAAGCAAAACAAAAAAAAGAAATGCTCCTGAGAATCTAAATATTATAAGAAAAACAGCTTTACAAGCACTGAAACAAACAGAAGGTAAGCAAAGTATTAAAAACAAAAGAAAAATGGCAGGTTGA
- a CDS encoding complex I subunit 1/NuoH family protein yields the protein MTIIFIIFFTLSLILFNTLIGVYVERKLSAFIQDRIGPTETGKFGLLQTFADVVKLLFKEDIIPSSTNKFLFKFAPVLVFIAVFAGFAIIPFSANSESNMPLGILIWLGIVALDVIGILMAGWASSNKFSLYGAVRSLAQMVSYELPLGIAVLCVVVWNGSLDLQEISLQQGIFSPQTTYLFGISLLNIETQNIGGILSWNIISMPFFFIVFLIFFIAGLAQANRTPFDIPEAESELVAGFQTEYSGMRWAFLMLAEYGMMLLIGLLTTILFFGGWNTPFPNIGNFELANYTSGKIGHFSAYLWSLFWLISKAFTFILIQMWIRWSFPRLRVDQLMTMCWKYLLPFSLAMLVLTAFWKVFL from the coding sequence ATGACTATTATTTTCATAATATTTTTTACCCTTTCTTTGATTTTATTCAATACACTTATTGGTGTTTATGTAGAGCGCAAACTTTCAGCATTTATCCAAGACCGTATTGGCCCTACCGAAACAGGAAAATTTGGACTTTTACAGACCTTTGCTGATGTAGTAAAATTACTTTTCAAAGAAGATATTATTCCTTCTTCTACCAATAAATTTTTATTCAAATTTGCTCCTGTTTTGGTGTTTATTGCTGTTTTTGCAGGTTTTGCGATTATTCCTTTTTCTGCAAATTCTGAAAGTAATATGCCTTTGGGGATTTTGATTTGGCTTGGAATTGTGGCTTTAGATGTTATCGGAATTTTGATGGCTGGCTGGGCTTCTTCCAACAAATTCTCGTTGTATGGAGCTGTTCGTTCGTTGGCACAAATGGTTTCTTATGAGTTGCCCTTGGGTATTGCAGTTTTGTGTGTGGTGGTCTGGAACGGCTCCTTGGATTTGCAAGAAATTAGTCTCCAACAAGGAATTTTTTCTCCCCAAACAACTTATTTATTTGGTATTTCGTTGCTAAATATTGAGACTCAAAATATAGGAGGTATTTTGTCTTGGAATATTATTTCGATGCCTTTTTTCTTTATTGTTTTTTTGATTTTCTTCATTGCAGGGCTTGCACAAGCCAACCGAACACCTTTTGATATTCCTGAAGCAGAATCAGAATTAGTGGCAGGTTTTCAAACAGAATATTCAGGAATGCGTTGGGCTTTTTTGATGTTGGCAGAATATGGAATGATGCTTTTGATAGGACTACTAACCACTATTTTATTTTTTGGAGGTTGGAATACTCCCTTTCCAAATATTGGGAATTTTGAGTTAGCCAATTATACCAGTGGAAAAATAGGACATTTTTCGGCATATTTATGGTCTTTATTTTGGTTGATAAGCAAGGCATTTACTTTTATACTCATTCAAATGTGGATAAGATGGAGTTTTCCTCGCCTGCGTGTTGATCAACTCATGACAATGTGCTGGAAATATTTACTTCCTTTTTCTCTTGCAATGCTTGTTTTGACAGCTTTTTGGAAGGTGTTTTTATAA
- a CDS encoding tetratricopeptide repeat protein — MPFQNLLNRVVGMCVCLFLVFFAPLSYVFSQTHILTGTNSLNNTFQDALALFEEQHYEAALKTFSSYLSSINYSISTQNESHKVLESNYYILLCELYLKKPYAEQNSIEFISQHEQTLYADNLKIALANSFYEEANYRRAVHYFAPLEKSRPTGKEELEINFRLAYSYFKIGREREALQTFSTLQTKNNEYYAQASYYVGFINYELGSFEQAIKNLNQAKTDKKYTESTNKLIAKSYYSLEKCIKLSDFLSSIAHEKHDVELFYYVAHCAYLNKEYGLAYEWFGRYKRNSKQLSDSIAYQYLNTLYETGNYDEFLDYESSSLAGSTFYSPVLLMKASIYEKQNNYKKAATTYDELAAFNPSEAEKAYYSKLKNLYLSEEYDFLIVESKKFEDKFSQSSYLPEVIMFTANALATKQDAKTAMAYLKARDSKNQNQDQIQKMYIHLALQSIKELFNQSSYNEMNQVISQFKSDVQLNDSLQNFINFYTAEAFLYTEKVTEAENLYKKIPVSSRFYADAKYGMGVINFNKASYSSVAKQQSLVLLEEYLSTSTGIVKEKAVDALTRVAAIYAKNGYYKEAEVNFMKALNLGDSETEYINFSLGQIYFVNNDNSKAMSQFDKVMQMPNSLYAQYSQVMKAKIYESQNNRKQVIALLNDFIKRYPQSEKLPEALYHRGNAWNGLGKNKNAINDYTALIINYPNTDDAKRALNSLEDYSDFDIEVENIQELRNIYARHNSNYNPNSISNSTTSNSISNSTTTDEIQKEFDKALKLYKSNNFSDAIANFRNIIKKNEIAGTTYYDPIYYYLGKSYQYNGDNNQAISNLQRVGGQMQTGAFADMGDIEFDRENYNSAIAHYKGLAKTAPTDAMRVMAWEKLTQTYCMQQDYETANDYLAIIRNKKTYSNSDFVRLYENKILAGQQQTDAAIEGLSKLGNDKQANPKYASEALLELATLMHTIGDNQSAKSILKDLKNQFAEQKETQQKANKLALLLN, encoded by the coding sequence ATGCCTTTCCAAAATCTACTAAATAGAGTGGTGGGAATGTGTGTATGCCTTTTTTTAGTGTTTTTTGCTCCCCTTTCGTATGTTTTTTCTCAGACTCATATACTTACAGGAACAAATTCATTAAATAATACTTTTCAAGATGCCCTTGCTCTTTTTGAAGAGCAGCATTATGAGGCTGCACTAAAAACATTTTCATCTTACTTGTCTTCTATAAATTATTCTATTTCGACTCAAAATGAATCTCATAAAGTATTAGAATCAAATTATTATATTCTACTTTGTGAATTGTATCTCAAAAAACCCTATGCCGAGCAAAACAGTATTGAGTTTATTTCTCAACATGAACAAACACTTTATGCAGACAATCTCAAAATTGCTCTAGCAAACTCTTTTTATGAAGAAGCTAACTATCGAAGAGCTGTTCATTATTTTGCTCCTTTAGAAAAATCTCGCCCTACTGGCAAAGAAGAATTAGAAATTAATTTTCGTTTAGCTTATTCTTATTTCAAAATAGGTAGAGAAAGAGAAGCATTACAAACTTTTTCAACTTTACAGACCAAAAATAATGAGTATTATGCTCAAGCTAGTTACTATGTAGGTTTTATCAATTATGAATTAGGAAGTTTTGAGCAAGCTATCAAAAACTTAAATCAAGCAAAAACAGATAAGAAATATACAGAAAGCACAAATAAACTGATTGCCAAATCGTATTATTCTTTAGAAAAATGTATTAAGTTGAGTGACTTTCTTTCCTCCATTGCTCACGAAAAACATGATGTAGAACTTTTTTATTATGTTGCTCACTGTGCTTATCTCAATAAAGAGTATGGTTTGGCTTATGAGTGGTTTGGTCGTTATAAAAGAAATAGCAAACAGCTTTCAGATTCTATTGCTTATCAATACTTGAATACACTTTATGAAACAGGAAATTATGATGAGTTTTTGGATTATGAAAGTTCTTCTCTTGCAGGAAGTACTTTTTATTCTCCTGTTTTATTGATGAAAGCAAGTATTTACGAAAAACAAAATAACTACAAAAAAGCTGCTACTACCTATGATGAATTAGCAGCCTTTAATCCTTCGGAAGCCGAAAAAGCATATTATTCTAAACTAAAAAATCTTTATCTCTCAGAAGAGTATGATTTTCTGATTGTTGAGAGTAAAAAATTTGAAGATAAATTTTCTCAAAGTTCATATTTGCCTGAAGTGATTATGTTTACAGCTAATGCACTAGCCACTAAGCAAGATGCAAAAACAGCAATGGCATATCTAAAAGCTAGAGATTCAAAAAATCAAAATCAAGACCAAATCCAAAAAATGTATATTCATTTGGCTTTGCAGTCTATCAAAGAGCTTTTCAATCAATCTTCATACAATGAAATGAATCAAGTGATAAGTCAGTTTAAAAGTGATGTACAGCTCAATGATTCACTTCAAAATTTTATTAATTTTTATACAGCAGAAGCATTTTTATATACTGAAAAAGTAACAGAAGCTGAAAATCTGTACAAAAAAATACCTGTTTCAAGTCGCTTTTATGCTGATGCAAAATACGGAATGGGAGTTATTAATTTTAATAAAGCCAGTTATAGTAGTGTAGCCAAACAGCAATCACTTGTATTATTAGAAGAATATTTATCTACTTCGACGGGAATTGTAAAAGAAAAGGCTGTTGATGCTCTTACTCGTGTGGCTGCTATTTATGCAAAAAATGGATATTATAAAGAAGCAGAAGTTAATTTTATGAAAGCCCTAAATTTGGGTGATTCTGAAACAGAGTATATCAATTTTTCTTTAGGTCAAATTTATTTTGTCAATAATGATAATTCTAAGGCAATGTCTCAATTTGATAAAGTAATGCAAATGCCTAATTCTTTGTATGCTCAATACTCACAGGTTATGAAAGCTAAAATTTATGAAAGCCAAAACAATCGTAAACAAGTGATAGCTCTTCTAAATGATTTTATTAAGCGTTATCCTCAAAGTGAAAAATTACCAGAAGCATTATATCATCGTGGAAATGCTTGGAATGGATTAGGTAAAAATAAGAATGCAATCAATGATTATACAGCCTTGATTATAAACTATCCTAATACAGATGACGCTAAAAGGGCTTTAAATTCATTAGAAGATTATTCAGATTTTGATATAGAAGTAGAAAATATACAAGAACTTCGTAATATATACGCAAGACATAATTCAAATTATAATCCGAATAGTATTTCTAATTCTACAACATCAAATTCTATTAGCAACTCAACTACTACTGACGAAATTCAGAAAGAATTTGACAAAGCTCTTAAACTCTATAAAAGTAATAATTTTTCGGATGCAATAGCCAATTTTAGAAATATTATCAAGAAAAACGAAATTGCAGGAACAACTTATTATGACCCTATTTATTATTATTTAGGTAAAAGTTATCAATATAATGGTGATAATAATCAAGCAATAAGTAATTTGCAGCGAGTAGGTGGGCAAATGCAGACTGGTGCATTTGCAGATATGGGTGATATTGAGTTTGATAGAGAAAACTATAATAGTGCTATTGCACATTATAAAGGCTTGGCAAAAACAGCTCCTACCGATGCGATGCGTGTAATGGCTTGGGAAAAACTTACCCAGACTTATTGTATGCAACAAGATTATGAAACAGCAAATGATTATTTGGCAATCATTCGCAATAAAAAAACATACTCAAATAGTGATTTTGTTCGTTTGTATGAAAACAAAATTTTGGCAGGGCAACAACAAACAGATGCAGCCATTGAAGGATTATCAAAATTAGGAAATGACAAACAAGCAAATCCAAAATATGCTTCAGAAGCTCTCTTAGAACTGGCAACACTTATGCACACTATTGGAGATAATCAAAGTGCAAAATCAATTTTGAAAGATTTAAAAAATCAATTTGCAGAACAAAAAGAAACACAACAAAAGGCAAATAAATTAGCTTTATTGTTGAACTAA
- a CDS encoding ISAs1 family transposase — MYLPHGIPSHNTINRIFERICPLQFSKCLYNHSHHISEFVAKKQINIIDGKVLCGTRTSESKNSGLCIVSAWASEYHLTLGQVVVDKKVMKKWLFLPY; from the coding sequence ATCTACCTTCCTCATGGCATTCCTAGTCACAATACTATTAATAGAATTTTTGAACGTATTTGCCCACTTCAATTTAGCAAGTGTTTATATAATCATTCTCATCATATTTCAGAATTTGTCGCTAAAAAACAAATCAATATAATAGATGGTAAAGTTTTATGTGGCACACGTACAAGTGAAAGTAAAAATAGTGGTCTTTGTATTGTGAGTGCTTGGGCAAGTGAATATCATTTAACATTAGGTCAAGTAGTAGTAGATAAAAAAGTAATGAAAAAATGGCTATTCCTTCCTTATTAG
- a CDS encoding OmpA family protein: MKKIIVIILLILINIPFCFAQIGYNEKEYFLNGKEDFKNAKYRSALYYFEEIKTENNLNQDAKYYAAICKLHLHLQEQALRELKAVDTNHLKENTHYLYWLAEAYFLNEEFGHALKILKIYAEHNEKGRIETYDRLLSHLKTALELYERPENYIVRNMGQHVNSPFHDFGVSKMPFSDNLIYSSNRLTFKEKITDRYDTEILTLYNAKIEKEGTVKEIEQWNKSESLDAQFSVLQILKYEFTSSDKTFLISQNGDLKTLKREKGVWQTPQLFSQRLSEEKGIQEYACLSKDKNILVFASDYKSKGNYELFVSRRESTKNDFEKPVLLDKINSKSNEVTPFLDKNNTLYFSSNRENSAGGFDIFKAEFDTASKEWTEPLILPYPINSVADELYFSIDNSNNQRNQLGYFVSNRINGQGGDDIYEVFFFDSVEVKGQFRERTIKQNPVQNADISFKSTNYAIDSAIFQTKTDEDGNYKINIPINLKSKVKEEKQVNSNYEIQKKKETVFDIEISYQNKLAYQDQISLNPYLLAQRNFKNYVINAYLYVEEEEVYQNENQSKNIKLLQKLVDNLAINKGKSITLRNIYFENGNAILKTESYQMLEELATFLNENQSLNLEIIGHTDNVGSASQNLILSKERAQSVIDFLVNKGVEKTRLKANGYGQERPIASNDDEKEGRELNRRIEVRVLE, translated from the coding sequence ATGAAAAAAATAATAGTTATAATTTTATTGATTTTGATAAATATCCCTTTTTGCTTTGCACAAATTGGTTATAATGAAAAGGAATATTTTTTGAATGGAAAAGAAGATTTTAAAAATGCAAAATATAGAAGTGCGCTTTATTATTTTGAAGAGATAAAAACGGAAAATAATCTAAATCAGGATGCAAAATACTATGCTGCTATTTGTAAGCTACATTTGCATTTACAAGAACAGGCTTTGAGGGAATTAAAAGCAGTAGATACAAATCATCTTAAAGAAAATACGCATTATTTGTATTGGCTTGCAGAGGCTTATTTTCTAAATGAAGAGTTTGGACATGCACTAAAAATTCTCAAAATTTATGCAGAACACAATGAAAAAGGTAGAATAGAAACGTATGATAGATTGCTTTCTCACCTCAAAACTGCTTTAGAACTTTATGAAAGACCTGAAAATTATATTGTCCGAAATATGGGACAACATGTCAATTCACCTTTTCATGATTTTGGAGTGAGCAAAATGCCGTTTTCTGATAATCTGATTTATAGTAGTAATCGACTTACTTTCAAAGAAAAAATTACTGACCGTTATGATACTGAAATACTTACACTTTATAATGCCAAAATCGAAAAAGAAGGAACAGTAAAAGAAATCGAACAATGGAATAAATCTGAATCTTTGGATGCTCAATTTAGTGTTTTACAGATTTTGAAATACGAATTTACAAGTAGTGACAAAACCTTTCTTATTTCTCAAAATGGAGATTTAAAAACACTCAAGCGTGAAAAAGGAGTTTGGCAAACACCACAATTATTCTCCCAAAGGCTAAGTGAAGAAAAAGGAATACAAGAGTATGCCTGTTTGTCGAAAGATAAAAACATACTTGTTTTTGCTTCTGATTACAAATCAAAAGGAAATTATGAGCTTTTTGTTTCAAGAAGAGAGAGTACAAAGAATGACTTTGAAAAACCTGTATTATTGGATAAAATAAATTCAAAATCAAACGAAGTAACCCCTTTTTTAGATAAGAATAATACACTTTATTTTAGTTCCAATAGAGAAAATTCAGCAGGAGGTTTTGATATTTTTAAGGCAGAATTTGATACAGCTTCAAAAGAATGGACAGAGCCATTGATTCTTCCTTATCCAATAAATAGTGTCGCAGATGAGCTTTACTTTAGTATTGATAATTCGAATAATCAAAGGAATCAATTAGGTTATTTTGTGTCTAATAGAATAAATGGACAAGGAGGAGATGATATTTATGAAGTTTTCTTTTTTGATTCAGTAGAAGTAAAAGGACAATTTAGAGAGCGTACAATAAAACAAAATCCAGTTCAAAATGCTGATATTAGTTTCAAAAGTACAAACTATGCCATAGATAGCGCAATTTTTCAAACTAAAACAGATGAAGATGGAAATTATAAAATTAATATTCCAATAAATTTGAAAAGCAAAGTTAAAGAGGAAAAACAAGTAAATTCTAATTATGAAATACAAAAGAAGAAGGAAACAGTTTTTGATATAGAAATCAGTTATCAAAATAAACTTGCTTATCAAGACCAAATTTCATTAAATCCTTATCTTTTGGCTCAAAGAAATTTTAAAAATTATGTAATCAATGCGTATTTGTATGTTGAAGAAGAAGAAGTTTATCAAAATGAAAATCAATCAAAAAATATAAAATTACTACAAAAATTGGTTGATAACTTAGCTATAAATAAAGGTAAAAGTATAACTCTAAGAAATATTTATTTTGAAAATGGAAATGCAATTTTGAAAACAGAATCGTATCAAATGTTAGAGGAGTTAGCAACGTTTTTGAATGAAAATCAATCACTTAATTTAGAAATAATCGGACACACAGATAATGTTGGAAGTGCTTCTCAAAATCTCATTCTTTCCAAAGAGAGAGCGCAAAGTGTCATTGATTTTTTGGTAAATAAAGGAGTAGAAAAAACAAGATTAAAAGCCAATGGCTACGGACAAGAGCGACCAATAGCCAGCAATGATGATGAGAAAGAAGGACGAGAGCTAAATCGAAGAATTGAAGTGAGAGTTTTGGAATAA
- a CDS encoding DUF2147 domain-containing protein: MKTLHILFIALFASLFVLTSWTAAEYYSPKENTGDILLGDWKPSNGRSVIRISKGETSKGQDKNKYYGRIVWLKEKNNADGTPRLDINNPDDAKKSDKILGMTNMRELEFVGDKNDLKWENGNIYDPNNGSDYSFEMTMNKKNTNLVDGRGYIGVSMFGRTDTWKRLVKKGK; this comes from the coding sequence ATGAAAACACTTCATATCTTATTTATAGCTCTTTTTGCTTCTTTATTTGTTTTGACTAGCTGGACTGCTGCCGAATACTATTCTCCTAAAGAAAATACTGGTGATATTTTGCTAGGTGATTGGAAACCTAGCAATGGACGTTCTGTAATTCGTATCTCAAAAGGAGAAACTAGCAAAGGGCAAGACAAAAATAAATACTATGGGCGTATTGTATGGCTAAAAGAAAAAAATAATGCAGACGGAACTCCTCGTTTAGATATTAACAACCCAGATGACGCAAAAAAATCTGATAAAATATTAGGAATGACTAATATGAGAGAATTGGAATTTGTAGGTGATAAAAATGACCTAAAATGGGAAAATGGAAATATTTATGACCCAAATAATGGTTCTGATTATAGCTTTGAAATGACTATGAATAAGAAAAACACAAACCTTGTCGACGGACGTGGTTACATTGGTGTTTCTATGTTTGGTCGTACTGATACTTGGAAACGTTTGGTTAAAAAAGGAAAATAA
- a CDS encoding Maf family nucleotide pyrophosphatase has translation MLLNHLLQHYKVILGSQSPRRKQLLSSMDIEFEQRVKDVNEDILPIWETKEVAQKLAERKALAQQQELKENDTDFLNEILITSDTIVVIEDKILNKPQNIIEAREMLRLLSGKKHLVITGVCICTKSKLYSFLDETEVFFKELSQNEIDYYIQKYKPFDKAGSYGAQEWLGMIGVERINGSYFNVMGLPVQKLYEEWVNFLT, from the coding sequence ATGCTTCTCAATCATCTTTTACAGCATTATAAAGTTATTTTAGGTTCACAGTCACCACGTCGCAAACAGCTTTTATCTTCTATGGATATAGAATTTGAACAGCGTGTAAAAGACGTAAATGAAGATATTTTACCAATTTGGGAAACAAAAGAAGTCGCCCAAAAACTGGCTGAACGAAAAGCCTTAGCGCAACAACAAGAGTTAAAAGAAAATGATACTGATTTTTTGAATGAAATCTTGATTACTTCAGATACAATTGTAGTAATTGAAGATAAAATACTCAATAAGCCCCAAAATATAATAGAAGCTAGAGAGATGTTAAGGCTGCTCTCGGGTAAAAAACATTTAGTTATTACAGGTGTATGCATTTGTACAAAATCTAAATTATACAGTTTTTTAGATGAAACAGAGGTGTTTTTTAAGGAGTTAAGTCAAAATGAAATTGATTATTATATCCAAAAATATAAGCCTTTTGATAAAGCAGGTTCGTATGGAGCGCAAGAATGGCTCGGAATGATAGGAGTCGAAAGAATAAATGGAAGTTATTTCAATGTAATGGGACTTCCTGTGCAAAAATTGTATGAAGAATGGGTAAATTTTTTGACCTAA
- a CDS encoding DUF6268 family outer membrane beta-barrel protein: MNKRCRFFAIVFLSCFCFFGNTFLSQAQDSTNVEEVEEFEEFSMDGFEEADDTVIKKFCNNKINNLNPTTLVGLSYDIITPHDFKTSNTEDDNVEYEYSSKSKLNHGIRLDTNFPLISKSNIIFNATFSYWESRYQFDDVNPRQRLASSLSEYPLRTATLGILAFKPLDEKHFLILQLASSLNGNYNFDDIKPDFSKMKYSASLLYGWKFSDDQNLAIGISRTYRGGRLLHVPIIMWNKTFSPKWGVELLLPARGSLRYNFSAKSTLNFGCELEGQSYLMQNATNGTDFFATNEYELSKSEIRPRIELNKALTSFIRLNLQVGIRATYRFDLAQDTTSDQINVNNIGIPAYFRIGLNFVSP, encoded by the coding sequence ATGAACAAAAGATGCCGTTTTTTTGCCATAGTCTTTTTATCCTGCTTCTGTTTTTTTGGAAATACATTTCTCTCACAAGCACAAGACTCTACTAATGTAGAAGAAGTTGAAGAGTTTGAAGAATTTAGTATGGATGGCTTTGAAGAAGCTGATGATACAGTTATCAAAAAATTCTGTAATAATAAAATTAATAACTTAAACCCAACGACACTAGTAGGATTAAGTTATGATATAATTACTCCTCACGACTTCAAAACATCAAATACAGAAGATGACAATGTAGAATATGAATATAGCTCAAAATCTAAACTCAATCATGGAATTCGTTTGGATACTAACTTTCCTCTTATTTCAAAAAGTAATATTATCTTTAATGCAACCTTTTCATATTGGGAAAGCCGTTATCAATTTGATGATGTAAATCCTCGTCAGCGTTTGGCTTCTTCTTTAAGTGAATACCCTCTAAGAACAGCTACTTTAGGAATTTTAGCATTTAAACCTCTTGATGAGAAACATTTTCTTATTCTTCAATTAGCTTCTTCTTTGAATGGAAATTATAACTTTGATGATATTAAGCCCGATTTTAGTAAAATGAAATATTCAGCTTCTTTGCTTTATGGCTGGAAATTTAGTGATGACCAAAATTTAGCTATCGGAATTAGTCGTACATATCGTGGTGGTCGTTTGCTTCATGTGCCTATTATCATGTGGAACAAAACATTCAGTCCTAAATGGGGAGTGGAATTATTACTGCCTGCTCGTGGCTCACTTCGTTATAATTTTTCAGCAAAATCTACTCTTAATTTTGGTTGTGAGCTAGAAGGACAAAGCTATTTGATGCAAAATGCCACTAATGGAACAGATTTTTTTGCTACAAATGAATATGAACTTAGTAAATCTGAAATTCGTCCTCGTATCGAACTCAATAAAGCTCTTACCAGTTTTATTAGACTAAATCTTCAAGTTGGTATTCGTGCTACTTATCGTTTTGATTTGGCTCAAGATACTACAAGTGACCAAATTAATGTAAATAATATTGGAATCCCTGCTTATTTCCGTATTGGTCTTAACTTTGTAAGTCCTTGA